In Candidatus Krumholzibacteriia bacterium, the genomic window AGCCACGGGAATCGCTCCACCTCGTGAACACCCATGGGGCCACCCATGACCACGAGGGCTTCGATCTCCCCGCTGGCGGGAAGCGGCTCGCCGGCGAAGACGCGCGTGGGCAACGTTTCGAGGCCGCGGTCGTGTGCCCAGACGGCGATGCGCGCGGGTGTTTCGAAGGGTACGTGCTGGATGCAGTGGATTCGTTTCACTTCGACTGCTCGTTGAGCGTCCAGTCATAGTCGAAATACTTCAGGAGAAAATCGCCCGCCTCGAGGTACGCGCGGGCATCGGCAGGCACGTGCGGGCCCGCCGCGTTGACCACCGCCGTGCGCCTGGCCACCAGCTGTCCGTGTTCCTTCACGACGCCCGGGGCGAAGTCATCCGCGAACCACTCCAGAATCTGGGACGCGTACACCTCGTTCTTCTCGCGGTCGATCTGCAGGTTTCTCAGGTCCGAAAAGAAACGGCGCGACTGGTCGTCGAGCTGCGCGTCCAGTTCAGCGCCACTGAAGGGCTCGCGGCGCAGCGGTGGACACGACATGGCCGCGCAAACCAGCGCCATGTGGATGCGCGGCTCATGAAACTCCTTGCGGATCACGTTGTGTTCGATGTCATCCAGCGATCGCTCCTGCCCCATCACCCGGTAGCGGGGCCGCGACCATGGATTGGGAATCTGCTGGATGCTGCGCGCGGGGTACTTCTCCCGGCCCGCGAGCGACTGAATGGGATAGTGATCCACGATCAGCCGCAGGGTCAGCGCGTTGTAGGCGTTGATCCAGAAGGCCAGCCGCTCGGGCTCGGCCCAGCTCTCGTACAGCGCCGGGTCCAGATCGGCGATGGTCCCGGCGAATTCGTCGAGGCCGGCGCGGTCGGCCTTGAGCCCGGCATAGTCCACCAGGCCATGTTCGTCCACGTGGGTCCGCAGAACGGCGGCGTATGGCTGGTACAGGTCGGCCCGCGCGGCGGCGGGCGCCAGCAGACTCAGCATCGCCGCCAGAAGTATCGGCTTCATCTCGCGTTCTTCCTCCGGGTTCGTCGATACGCTGGATAATACACCAATATGGTCCCGATGATCTTCACGCCAGCCCGAATCGTTCCGCTTACCGTCCCCGATATCTTGGAGCGGCCCACGCGCCGCCGGTATCGCACCGGGACCTCGCGGATGCGCAGCCCCGCGATCAGCGCCCGGGCCTGCATTTCCACGTTCCAGCCGAAGGTGCGATCGCGCATGCCGAGTGCGAGCAGCGCGTCGCGGCGAATGGCGCGAAACGGCCCCATGTCGGTGAAGGTCACGCCGTACAGCAGGCGCATGAGCCTGCACGCAAGCCAGTTGCCCCAGCGCTGGTTCCACGGCAGAGCGCCCGGTTCGGCGCCACCCAGCACCCGCGAGCCGATGACGAAGTCCGCCTCGCCGGACTCGATGGGCGCGAGCAGCAGCGGCAGGTCGGCGGGATAATCCGAGCGGTCCGCGTCCAGCACCACGATCACGCCGATGGTTTCGTCCACGCGCGCAATGCCCGCCAGGCAGGCCGCGCCGTACCCCGGCTCGGGCTCGCTCACCACGCTGGCGCCGTGCGCGCGCGCCACTTCCGCGGTGCCGTCGCTGCTGCCGTTGTCCACCACGATCACCTGGGCGACCATGTCGCCCGGGATCTGATCCAGCACGAGCCCCACCGAAGCGGCTTCATTGCGCGCGGGCATGACGATGGCGACGCGGGTGCGCTCAGCCATGGGCGGGTCTCCGGCGCAAGCCCTCCACCAGCAGCAACCCATAGAAAGGCACGTATTCCAGCGCGAGCCATCTGGTGGGGAGCACCCACGCACCCGACGCGTCGTACTCGCCCCACACTCGGTATGACATCATCACCAGCGCCGTGAACGCGATCCACGCGCGATTGGGGTACAGGCACAGAAACGGCACCATCCATGTCACGTACCAGGGATACACCGTGGGCGCGAGGAGCAGCCAGCACCCCACCACCAGGTAGGTGTAGCGCGCCACATCCCTCTCGCGAAACGCGGCCGCCAGCGCGAACGCCGCTCCCGCCCCGGCGAGCAGGCGCCGGCTCAACAACGGATCACCCAGCCAGCCCGCCAGCGACATGAAAGGCGGCCCGTTGAACCACCAGGTTCCGCTGTACACGCGCAGGCTCTCGACCAGGCGCGGGCCCGCGTCGAAGAACGGCGCGTAGCCGGCGACGGCGATCACCGTGACGATGACGATGCCGCGCCAGTGACGCCGCGCAACCAGGAATGGGAGCAGTATCACCGTGATGTACTTGGCCAGGAACGACGC contains:
- a CDS encoding glycosyltransferase family 2 protein — protein: MAERTRVAIVMPARNEAASVGLVLDQIPGDMVAQVIVVDNGSSDGTAEVARAHGASVVSEPEPGYGAACLAGIARVDETIGVIVVLDADRSDYPADLPLLLAPIESGEADFVIGSRVLGGAEPGALPWNQRWGNWLACRLMRLLYGVTFTDMGPFRAIRRDALLALGMRDRTFGWNVEMQARALIAGLRIREVPVRYRRRVGRSKISGTVSGTIRAGVKIIGTILVYYPAYRRTRRKNAR
- a CDS encoding DUF547 domain-containing protein; the encoded protein is MKPILLAAMLSLLAPAAARADLYQPYAAVLRTHVDEHGLVDYAGLKADRAGLDEFAGTIADLDPALYESWAEPERLAFWINAYNALTLRLIVDHYPIQSLAGREKYPARSIQQIPNPWSRPRYRVMGQERSLDDIEHNVIRKEFHEPRIHMALVCAAMSCPPLRREPFSGAELDAQLDDQSRRFFSDLRNLQIDREKNEVYASQILEWFADDFAPGVVKEHGQLVARRTAVVNAAGPHVPADARAYLEAGDFLLKYFDYDWTLNEQSK